From Streptomyces sp. TLI_105, the proteins below share one genomic window:
- a CDS encoding TetR/AcrR family transcriptional regulator has product MYSAVMSMSTSERLIEATRELLWERGYVGTSPKAVQQAAGAGQGSMYHHFAGKQDLALAAIRRSAEELGAAAEAVLGGGGSAYDRIEAYLRRERDVLRGCPVGRLTMDPEVIADPELRAPVEEVLGRVRGRIAEVVQEGVDSGELSGSLDPVEIAATVLATVQGGYVLARATGSRAPFDTAVRGLLALLAPRTASV; this is encoded by the coding sequence ATGTACAGTGCCGTCATGAGCATGAGCACCTCGGAGCGGCTGATCGAGGCGACCCGCGAACTGCTGTGGGAGCGCGGCTATGTCGGCACCAGCCCCAAGGCCGTCCAGCAGGCGGCCGGCGCGGGCCAGGGCAGCATGTACCACCACTTCGCCGGCAAGCAGGACCTGGCGCTCGCGGCCATCCGGCGCTCGGCCGAGGAGCTGGGCGCGGCCGCCGAGGCGGTCCTCGGCGGCGGGGGTTCGGCGTACGACCGCATCGAGGCGTACCTGCGGCGCGAGCGCGACGTCCTGCGCGGCTGCCCGGTGGGCCGGCTGACCATGGACCCGGAGGTCATCGCGGACCCGGAGCTGCGCGCGCCGGTCGAGGAGGTGCTCGGCCGGGTGCGCGGCAGGATCGCCGAGGTCGTCCAAGAGGGCGTGGACAGCGGCGAGTTGAGCGGCTCCCTCGATCCGGTCGAGATCGCGGCGACGGTCCTCGCGACCGTGCAGGGCGGGTACGTGCTGGCCCGTGCGACGGGTTCGCGCGCTCCGTTCGACACCGCCGTACGCGGACTGCTCGCCCTGCTCGCCCCGCGCACCGCCTCGGTGTGA
- a CDS encoding SHOCT domain-containing protein, which yields MNTLAHAGPGPWVLFFPLVWAAVVIGIVTVARRAGWRRGRAFGGDLRRDGGPDEHSPIALLGHRFAAGEIDEDEYWRRLTVLEEQFGRAADPKGRRT from the coding sequence ATGAACACACTCGCCCACGCGGGCCCCGGCCCGTGGGTCCTCTTCTTCCCCCTCGTCTGGGCCGCCGTCGTCATCGGGATCGTCACCGTCGCCCGCCGCGCCGGATGGCGCCGCGGACGTGCCTTCGGCGGCGACCTCCGCCGTGACGGCGGGCCGGACGAGCACTCGCCCATCGCCCTGCTCGGCCACCGGTTCGCGGCCGGCGAGATCGACGAGGACGAGTACTGGCGGCGCCTGACCGTCCTGGAGGAGCAGTTCGGCCGCGCCGCGGACCCCAAGGGGCGCCGGACATGA
- a CDS encoding ABC transporter ATP-binding protein, whose translation MTTRAPRTPTSAPLPAARVVDAVKVYGRGDTEVRALDGVSVDFPTGRFTAVMGPSGSGKSTLMHCAAGLDTLTSGAALVGDTDLSTLDDRRLTLLRRDRIGFVFQAFNLLPTLTVAENITLPLDLAGHAVDPERFDRLVDTVGLRDRLHHRPAELSGGQQQRVAVARAFAGDPDVVFADEPTGNLDSRSGEEVLRLLGRTVRDTGRTVVMVTHDPVAAAHADEVIFLADGRLVDRMTGPTADRVLDRMKAFETGSPTPGAGLATSRGGAT comes from the coding sequence ATGACCACCCGCGCCCCTCGCACCCCCACCTCCGCCCCGCTCCCCGCCGCCCGGGTCGTCGACGCCGTCAAGGTGTACGGGCGCGGGGACACCGAGGTCAGGGCCCTCGACGGCGTGAGCGTCGACTTCCCGACCGGCCGCTTCACGGCCGTCATGGGCCCCTCCGGCTCCGGCAAGTCCACCCTGATGCACTGCGCCGCCGGACTCGACACCCTCACCTCCGGCGCCGCCCTCGTCGGCGACACCGACCTGTCCACCCTCGACGACCGGCGCCTGACCCTGCTGCGCCGCGACCGGATCGGCTTCGTCTTCCAGGCCTTCAACCTGCTCCCGACGCTCACCGTCGCCGAGAACATCACCCTCCCGCTCGACCTCGCCGGGCACGCCGTCGACCCGGAGCGGTTCGACCGGCTCGTCGACACCGTCGGCCTGCGCGACCGCCTCCACCACCGGCCGGCCGAACTCTCCGGCGGACAGCAGCAACGCGTCGCCGTCGCCCGGGCCTTCGCCGGCGACCCCGACGTCGTCTTCGCCGACGAACCCACCGGCAACCTCGACTCGCGCTCCGGCGAGGAGGTCCTCCGCCTGCTCGGCCGCACGGTCCGCGACACCGGCCGTACGGTCGTCATGGTCACCCACGACCCCGTCGCCGCGGCCCACGCCGACGAGGTGATCTTCCTCGCCGACGGCCGGCTCGTCGACCGCATGACCGGCCCCACGGCCGACCGCGTCCTCGACCGCATGAAGGCCTTCGAGACGGGAAGCCCGACGCCGGGCGCCGGCCTCGCGACCTCCCGTGGAGGTGCGACATGA
- a CDS encoding FtsX-like permease family protein — protein sequence MNAPATLRLARASLRAHRRRFLGTFAAVLLGVAFLTGTLVMGDTLRASFDSLFTGATRGTDAVVRSATTVTAAGEAQGTRGPVDAALAERLARVPGVAAAAPRIEGAGQLLAADGTPVGGKGPPTLAGNWIEDAALNPYRLVEGREPSAPGEAVVNRGAAKTAGLTVGDTTVLRTPDPVKVTVVGLATFGGADGMGQVTWTGLTRADAEKYLTARPGEATSIAVRAGPGVSQDELVAALTPALPDGVEAITGQRAAEENTEMVSGRFLDLFTTFLLVFSGVAVLVSVFTIHNTFAVLVAQRTRENALLRAIGAARRQIVTGTLAEALTVGLLASLAGLLAGIGVAAGLQALFPAIGFPFPEGALVVTGTSLALPLGVGLAVCAGSALLPAVRAGRTAPLAALRETDLDGSGTSRRRALTGGALLATAVGTVLTGVLGTPSLWLAATGAALAVAAFVVLGPVAASLAVRVLGRPLRGVNHRLARRNALRSPGRTAATATALMIGVAVVTLFTVFGASLKATMDRTVDRSFAGDVAISAPSFGAGGSGLSPRLAPAVAALPEVDTAVGLGRGVAEVDGRGRALTVTDPAALARTLDLGEVRGSLAGLGTDGLAVAADEAAASGLAPGKAAELTFTDGSRHTFTVRAVYERADLAGDYLVTREAWAPHRTQDADRLVAVSFADGVRAEDGKAAVTGVADRYGRPEVQTREEYAEASAGGIDMMLTLVYALLALAVLIALLGIANTLTLSVHERTRELGLLRAVGQTRAQLRTMVRWESVLVAAFGTVGGLALGGFLGWVLVRASAGSGDSALAFAVPTVRLAAVALAGLVAGAVAAWRPARRAARLEILRAIATE from the coding sequence ATGAACGCCCCCGCCACCCTCCGGCTCGCCCGGGCCTCGCTCCGCGCGCACCGACGCCGCTTCCTCGGCACCTTCGCCGCCGTCCTGCTCGGCGTCGCCTTCCTCACCGGCACCCTCGTCATGGGCGACACCCTCCGCGCGAGCTTCGACTCCCTGTTCACCGGAGCCACCCGGGGCACCGACGCCGTCGTCCGCAGCGCCACCACCGTGACCGCCGCCGGCGAGGCCCAGGGCACCCGCGGCCCCGTCGACGCCGCCCTCGCCGAGCGCCTCGCCCGGGTCCCCGGGGTCGCCGCCGCCGCGCCCCGGATCGAGGGCGCGGGCCAGCTCCTCGCCGCCGACGGCACCCCCGTCGGCGGCAAGGGCCCGCCCACCCTCGCGGGCAACTGGATCGAGGACGCCGCCCTCAACCCGTACCGCCTCGTGGAAGGCCGCGAGCCGAGCGCCCCCGGCGAGGCCGTCGTCAACCGGGGCGCCGCGAAGACGGCCGGCCTCACCGTCGGCGACACGACGGTCCTGCGCACCCCCGACCCGGTGAAGGTCACCGTCGTCGGCCTGGCCACCTTCGGCGGCGCGGACGGCATGGGGCAGGTCACCTGGACCGGCCTCACCCGCGCCGACGCCGAGAAGTACCTGACGGCGCGGCCCGGCGAGGCGACGAGCATCGCCGTGCGCGCCGGGCCCGGCGTCTCCCAGGACGAGCTGGTCGCCGCGCTGACGCCCGCCCTGCCCGACGGCGTCGAGGCGATCACCGGACAGCGGGCCGCCGAGGAGAACACCGAGATGGTCTCCGGCCGCTTCCTCGACCTCTTCACCACCTTCCTGCTGGTGTTCAGCGGGGTCGCCGTGCTCGTCTCCGTCTTCACGATCCACAACACCTTCGCCGTCCTCGTCGCCCAGCGGACCCGCGAGAACGCCCTCCTGCGCGCGATCGGCGCCGCCCGCCGCCAGATCGTCACCGGCACCCTCGCCGAGGCGCTCACCGTCGGACTGCTCGCCTCCCTCGCCGGGCTCCTCGCCGGGATCGGCGTGGCCGCCGGACTCCAGGCGCTGTTCCCCGCGATCGGCTTCCCCTTCCCCGAGGGCGCCCTCGTCGTGACCGGCACCTCCCTGGCCCTGCCGCTCGGCGTCGGGCTCGCGGTCTGCGCCGGTTCGGCGCTCCTGCCGGCCGTACGGGCCGGGCGCACGGCCCCGCTCGCCGCGCTCCGCGAGACGGACCTGGACGGCTCGGGCACCTCCCGCCGCCGCGCGCTGACCGGCGGCGCCCTGCTCGCCACCGCCGTCGGCACGGTCCTCACCGGCGTCCTCGGCACCCCGTCGCTGTGGCTCGCCGCCACCGGGGCCGCGCTCGCCGTCGCCGCGTTCGTGGTCCTCGGACCGGTCGCCGCCTCGCTCGCCGTACGGGTGCTCGGCCGCCCGCTGCGCGGGGTCAACCACCGCCTCGCCCGCCGCAATGCCCTGCGCAGCCCGGGCCGTACGGCCGCGACCGCCACCGCCCTGATGATCGGGGTCGCCGTCGTCACCCTCTTCACGGTCTTCGGCGCCTCCCTCAAGGCGACCATGGACCGCACGGTCGACCGCTCCTTCGCCGGGGACGTGGCGATCAGCGCGCCCTCGTTCGGCGCGGGCGGCAGCGGGCTCAGCCCCCGCCTCGCCCCGGCCGTCGCCGCGCTGCCCGAGGTCGACACCGCCGTGGGCCTGGGACGCGGCGTCGCGGAGGTGGACGGCCGGGGCCGCGCGCTCACGGTCACCGACCCGGCCGCGCTCGCCCGGACGCTCGACCTGGGGGAGGTGCGGGGCTCCCTCGCCGGACTCGGTACGGACGGGCTCGCCGTCGCCGCCGACGAGGCCGCCGCCTCCGGTCTGGCACCCGGCAAGGCCGCCGAGCTGACGTTCACCGACGGCAGCCGGCACACCTTCACGGTCCGCGCGGTCTACGAGCGCGCCGACCTCGCCGGCGACTACCTCGTCACCCGGGAGGCCTGGGCCCCGCACCGCACCCAGGACGCCGACCGGCTGGTCGCCGTCTCCTTCGCGGACGGCGTCCGCGCCGAGGACGGCAAGGCCGCCGTGACCGGGGTCGCCGACCGGTACGGCCGTCCGGAGGTGCAGACCCGGGAGGAGTACGCGGAGGCCTCGGCGGGCGGCATCGACATGATGCTCACCCTCGTCTACGCGCTCCTCGCGCTCGCCGTCCTGATCGCGCTGCTCGGCATCGCGAACACGCTGACCCTCTCCGTCCACGAACGGACGCGCGAACTCGGGCTGCTGCGGGCGGTCGGGCAGACCCGGGCCCAGCTGCGGACCATGGTCCGCTGGGAGTCCGTCCTGGTCGCCGCCTTCGGGACGGTCGGCGGGCTCGCACTCGGGGGCTTCCTCGGCTGGGTCCTCGTCCGCGCCTCGGCCGGCTCGGGCGACAGCGCCCTGGCGTTCGCCGTGCCGACCGTACGGCTCGCGGCCGTGGCCCTGGCCGGGCTGGTGGCGG